In Alcaligenes faecalis, the sequence ACGATACATGGAGGGGTCGGTTCGGACCCGCACCAATGGTCGTTCGATATTCATCCCCTTGGCACCCGACAAGAGCAAACGCACCCACAAGGCGTAGTCCTCGTAGAAGTACTCGTTGCCATAACTTCCACATGCCAGGACCGCATCCTTACGGTACATCACGGTGACATGATTGAACGGATTTCTGGACTGCCCGTATTGCAAAATTTCAGCGTGGCTTGCAGGAGCGGTACGGTAACTTCGAATGACTTCAGGGTCATCAACGAACTCGGCAATAGCCGATCCGATAATATCGATTTCAGGGTGCAGTTCCAGTTGCTCCAGCTGTGCTGAAAAACGATCCGGCTCATTAATATCATCAGTGTCAAACCGCGCTACCCACGGCTTGGTGCAATGCAAAAGCCCGATATTCAATGCCTTGCCCAAGCCGACGTTTTTCTCCAGCGGCACACTGACGATAGGCAACAGGCCTCTATAGTGCTCAATCAGACTTAACAGCTCCGGGCGCAAAGGCCCATCCTGGACCAGGACGACTTCATCGGGCTGGCGAATAGACTGCACAACGCTATCCATGGCCTGCGCAAAATTCGAGGCTTTTTCACCGTCGTACAAAGAGAGAAGTAAGGAAAACTGCATCAGGAAGCCTTGGCATCAGCCACAGAAAATCGCAAGGACGCCAAAGCGGCTAACGCGAACCAGATATAGGGATATAAATAGCTACGTGCAGCGACTATCCCCAACAGACAAAAACACAATACCGCCAGTATTGCCTGAACATGATGATGGTGCATGGCTTGTCGCACGCCCCCGCTCAGGCTGGCAATAATGACACAAACCAGGCCCACTGCCGGGCCAATCCCGTAAGCACTCAAGAACGACATATAGTTGTGGGCATAGTTGCCTGTCACCCCGGTAGCGACTACGTCATACATATAACGACCCAGCACCCAGTTGCTCCTCAGGAACTCCAGCTCCTGTTGAAACAAGACCATCCGCCCCGATAGCGAAGAGTCGCTCTCAAACAGGAACAAACGCACCATGCGATGCTCGGGCCCCAGAATGTCGACCAGCAAGGGACCGATCAAGAACAAGACCATCACAGCCAACAAGACCATCACAATCGCAGCCAGCTTGTTTCTTACAAACATGATGACCATGCAGGCAAATACAAAAGCAATGAACGAGAAGCGTGAGTTCAGAAAGAACAACACCCAGAAACTGATCGCCAAAAACAAGGCTGCCTGCGTCTTGTTGCGCACCGACACCAACAGCAAAAGGGAAACAATTGCATAGCAGTCGGACAAGGTCAGGTAGACACTGGCTTCTACAATTTCCCTGTGAAAGTCCTGCCCTATGTAAAAATAACTGAACACGTAGATGACGGTAGAGCAGAGCCAGGAAACACGCACGGTACGAGCGCTCCCCTCCTCATTTTCGGCATACCATTTCCCAAGCAAGGTCAGCAAAATAGGTGACACACCCGTATTGGAGAAATAACGCAACAAGGTCCACCAATCGACCTGTTGCAACAAGCTGAAGAACTGCAATATCTGGATCGCCAACACCCACAACAACAAGATGGATATCGCGACAAAAACAGGTTTTCCCTGAAGCCTGCGCGCAGAAAATGCCGCCTTTACCAATAGCAAAAGCAGCAATACAAGCGTACACAACAGGTAAATAGCACTGACGTTCACTCTGGGAAACGCAAACATGGTTTCCAGGAACTTCCAGACCGGGCCAAACACAAAGAAGGCGAAAAACGTCACTTTCGCGACAAAATCATAGAGCGCGTCCGGCCCAATGCGTAATGCCACAGAACTCATAGGTGCTTTACACCCTGCCCCTCCAGGGCCTGAGCCAAACCAGCCAACAGATTGGTCTTGGCAATAAAGGGCTCTGCCTGCTTGCTGACCTCTGCCTTGCTGGCTGTCCGTACGGTGTGTGCATAATCCAGAATCGCTTCCATATCTACCTCGCCTAAACGATAGAAGGGGAACCGGGCATCAAAGACATCCTGATGACCCGAGTAAACCGGCAAACCCAGCATCAAATACTCACGTACCTTCAAGGTACAAGCCTGCTGCATACCTTTGCGGTCCAAGGCAAAAGAAGTCAGCCCGACCCAGCAGCGCTCTACCAATGCAGCAATCTGCATTGCATTCAAGGTCCCGTGCAACACAATCCGGGGGTCTTTCTGGCACCTGGCCAGATCTGCATCAAAAACGATCCCAACAACATGAAGACGAAAGTCTTTTTGGGTACGCTCCATGGCATCCAGCAACAAATCCAGGCCATGCCAGTCATAAAAGTGGCTTGCCACAAACAAGAGTTCTGGCTGATCCGTACGCTGGTCAGGCAAGGCCACATTGGACGAGGGACCGTACATCACTCCATTAGGATAGGTGAACGTGTATTTGTCTGCTTGCCCGGCACGGGCGCACTCATACTCGCTTAACTCTGGGGTCACACCAATCACCCCGGCTGCACGGCGAATAGACCAACGCCCCAGGACAGCTTCTGCACCTGCCCGCAACTTGCCAATCAAGCCCCCACCGGCCAACTCCGGAAGCTCTTTGCTGTGATGCACCAGATAAACGGGTTTGCTACAGGAACGAATAAAAAAGTACTGGAACGGATCATGCACACTATGGCGCAAGATAAACACGTCCACATCCGTCTGTTCCCGTAGCCACCGAACATAACGAACACGGAAAACAATCC encodes:
- a CDS encoding glycosyltransferase encodes the protein MQFSLLLSLYDGEKASNFAQAMDSVVQSIRQPDEVVLVQDGPLRPELLSLIEHYRGLLPIVSVPLEKNVGLGKALNIGLLHCTKPWVARFDTDDINEPDRFSAQLEQLELHPEIDIIGSAIAEFVDDPEVIRSYRTAPASHAEILQYGQSRNPFNHVTVMYRKDAVLACGSYGNEYFYEDYALWVRLLLSGAKGMNIERPLVRVRTDPSMYRRRGGWRYVRQEIAAQYMFYSLGFIGFKRFTLNCLQRTPARLLPPAVREFIYLKLLR
- a CDS encoding O-antigen ligase family protein produces the protein MALRIGPDALYDFVAKVTFFAFFVFGPVWKFLETMFAFPRVNVSAIYLLCTLVLLLLLLVKAAFSARRLQGKPVFVAISILLLWVLAIQILQFFSLLQQVDWWTLLRYFSNTGVSPILLTLLGKWYAENEEGSARTVRVSWLCSTVIYVFSYFYIGQDFHREIVEASVYLTLSDCYAIVSLLLLVSVRNKTQAALFLAISFWVLFFLNSRFSFIAFVFACMVIMFVRNKLAAIVMVLLAVMVLFLIGPLLVDILGPEHRMVRLFLFESDSSLSGRMVLFQQELEFLRSNWVLGRYMYDVVATGVTGNYAHNYMSFLSAYGIGPAVGLVCVIIASLSGGVRQAMHHHHVQAILAVLCFCLLGIVAARSYLYPYIWFALAALASLRFSVADAKAS
- a CDS encoding glycosyltransferase, whose translation is MRFLHSAMLLRPVNGIVAQMSWEQQAADQLGLSWQTRAFTAAQGKVPETIRVDSGVQVSGQNKFKLAWAWIVFRVRYVRWLREQTDVDVFILRHSVHDPFQYFFIRSCSKPVYLVHHSKELPELAGGGLIGKLRAGAEAVLGRWSIRRAAGVIGVTPELSEYECARAGQADKYTFTYPNGVMYGPSSNVALPDQRTDQPELLFVASHFYDWHGLDLLLDAMERTQKDFRLHVVGIVFDADLARCQKDPRIVLHGTLNAMQIAALVERCWVGLTSFALDRKGMQQACTLKVREYLMLGLPVYSGHQDVFDARFPFYRLGEVDMEAILDYAHTVRTASKAEVSKQAEPFIAKTNLLAGLAQALEGQGVKHL